The Methylomagnum ishizawai genome has a window encoding:
- the mmoX gene encoding aromatic/alkene monooxygenase hydroxylase subunit alpha: MAISAATKAATDALAANRAPTSVNAQEVHRWLQSFNWDFKNNRTKYATKYKMANETKEQFKLIAKEYARMESVKDERQFGSLQDALTRLQSAVRVHPKWNETMKVVSNFLEVGEYNAIAATGMLWDSAQAAEQKNGYLAQVLDEIRHTHQCAYVNYYFAKNGQDPAGHNDARRTRTLGPLWKGMKRVFSDGFISGDAVECSLNLQLVGEACFTNPLIVAVTEWAAANGDEITPTVFLSIETDELRHMANGYQTVVSIANDPASAKYMNTDLNNAFWTQQKYFTPVLGMLFEYGSKFKVEPWVKTWNRWVYEDWGGIWIGRLGKYGVESPRSLKDAKQDAYWAHHDLYLLAYALWPTGFFRLALPDQEEMEWYEANYPGWYDHYGKIYEEWRARGCEDPSSGFIPLQWFIENNHPIYIDRTSQVPFCPSLAKHATSLRVHEYNGQLHTHADQWGERMWLAEPERYECQNIFEQYEGRELSEVIAELWGVRSDGKTLIAQPHVRGDKLWTLDDIKRVGCVFSNPAKALKA, translated from the coding sequence ATGGCTATTAGCGCTGCAACCAAAGCCGCTACCGATGCCCTGGCGGCCAACCGTGCGCCCACTAGCGTCAACGCCCAAGAAGTCCACCGCTGGCTGCAAAGCTTCAACTGGGATTTCAAGAATAATAGGACCAAGTACGCCACCAAGTACAAGATGGCGAACGAGACCAAGGAACAGTTCAAGCTGATCGCCAAGGAATATGCGCGCATGGAGTCCGTCAAGGACGAGCGCCAATTCGGCAGCTTGCAGGACGCCCTGACCCGCCTGCAATCGGCGGTCCGCGTCCACCCCAAGTGGAACGAGACCATGAAGGTGGTCTCCAACTTCCTGGAAGTGGGTGAATACAACGCCATCGCCGCCACCGGCATGCTCTGGGACTCGGCCCAGGCCGCCGAGCAGAAGAACGGCTACCTGGCCCAGGTGCTGGACGAAATCCGCCACACCCACCAGTGCGCCTACGTCAACTACTACTTCGCCAAGAACGGCCAAGACCCGGCTGGCCATAACGACGCCCGCCGCACCCGGACCCTCGGCCCGCTGTGGAAAGGCATGAAGCGCGTGTTCTCCGACGGCTTCATCTCCGGCGACGCGGTGGAATGCTCCCTCAACCTGCAATTGGTCGGCGAAGCCTGCTTCACCAATCCCTTGATCGTGGCCGTGACCGAATGGGCCGCCGCCAACGGCGACGAGATCACCCCGACGGTGTTCCTCTCCATCGAGACCGACGAACTGCGCCACATGGCCAACGGCTACCAGACCGTGGTGTCCATCGCCAACGATCCGGCCTCCGCCAAGTACATGAACACCGACCTGAACAATGCGTTCTGGACCCAGCAGAAGTACTTCACCCCGGTGCTGGGCATGTTGTTCGAGTACGGCTCCAAGTTCAAGGTCGAGCCCTGGGTCAAGACCTGGAACCGCTGGGTGTACGAAGACTGGGGCGGCATCTGGATCGGCCGCCTGGGCAAGTACGGCGTGGAATCCCCGCGCAGCCTGAAGGACGCCAAGCAGGACGCTTATTGGGCGCACCACGACCTGTACCTCCTGGCCTACGCGCTGTGGCCGACCGGCTTCTTCCGCCTGGCCCTGCCGGACCAGGAGGAAATGGAATGGTACGAAGCCAACTACCCCGGCTGGTACGACCACTACGGCAAGATCTACGAGGAATGGCGCGCCCGCGGCTGCGAAGACCCGTCCTCCGGCTTCATCCCGCTGCAATGGTTCATCGAGAACAACCATCCCATCTACATCGACCGCACTTCGCAAGTGCCGTTCTGCCCGTCCCTGGCCAAGCACGCCACCAGTCTGCGCGTCCACGAGTACAACGGCCAGCTCCACACCCACGCCGACCAATGGGGCGAGCGCATGTGGCTGGCCGAGCCGGAGCGCTATGAGTGCCAGAACATCTTCGAGCAGTACGAAGGCCGCGAGCTGTCCGAGGTCATCGCCGAGCTGTGGGGCGTCCGCAGCGACGGCAAGACCCTGATCGCCCAGCCCCATGTGCGCGGCGACAAGCTGTGGACCCTGGACGACATCAAGCGGGTCGGCTGCGTGTTCTCCAACCCGGCCAAAGCCCTGAAGGCTTGA